Genomic segment of Paenibacillus sp. FSL R5-0623:
TTCATCCAGTTCAGCAACGCGCTCAATCAACTCGTTGCGAAGTTCTTCAACTTGATCTGCAAACTCTGCAGGAATGTCGGTTTCTTCGATATCTTGACCAAGGTCATCTTTGTACATATGAGCTCTTTGTGCAACGATATCGATGATACCTTTGAAATCATTTTCAGCGCCGATTGGAAGTTGAATCGCAACAGCGTTCGCTTGAAGGCGATCACGCATGTCAGATACAACGTTCAGGAAGTCAGCACCGATGATATCCATTTTGTTTACATATGCGATACGAGGTACGCCGTACTTGTCAGCCTGTCTCCACACGGTTTCGGACTGAGGCTCAACGCCTTCTTTCGCACTGAATACACCAACTGCTCCGTCCAATACACGAAGGGAACGTTCAACTTCAACAGTGAAGTCAACGTGTCCCGGGGTATCAATAATATTAACGCGGTGGCCTTTCCAAGCAGCGGTAGTCGCAGCGGAAGTAATCGTAATTCCGCGCTCCTGTTCCTGTTCCATCCAGTCCATTGTCGCAGCGCCTTCGTGTACTTCACCGATTTTGTGCGTACGTCCTGTGTAAAACAGGATCCGCTCAGTTGTCGTGGTTTTACCCGCATCAATATGAGCCATGATCCCGATATTACGTGTATTTTTTAAGGAGAACTCTCTAGCCATGAAATGGGTCTCCCTTCAAAATAGAAGTTTTTTTATTGTGAACTGAATCCTACCAACGGTAGTGAGCAAACGCTTTGTTCGCTTCAGCCATTTTGTGCGTATCTTCACGTTTTTTAACGGAAGCGCCTGTGTTGTTGGAAGCGTCGATGATCTCAGCCGCCAAACGCTCTTCCATTGTTTTCTCACCGCGGTTGCGGGAGTAGTTCACGAGCCAACGTAATCCCAGAGCAGTACGTCTCTCTGGTTTCACCTCGATTGGTACTTGGTAGTTGGCACCGCCGACACGGCGAGCTTTAACTTCCAGGACTGGCATGATGTTCTTGATTGCTGCTTCAAATACTTCCATAGGGTCATTACCCGTACGTTCTTGAATCAACTTGAACGCATTATACAGAATGCTTTGAGCAACACCGCGTTTTCCGCCGATCATGATGCGGTTGATTAAACGAGTAACCAACTTGCTGTTATATAACGGATCAGGCAGAACGTCTCTTTTCGTAACTGGACCTTTGCGTGGCATGGATATCCCCCTTTCTTTCTTGTTCAGCAGATCCTGTACCTTCCAGACTTAGACCAGAAGGCTTTCAGGCTATCTGCCTATAATAGTTTAGGCTTTTTTAGCTTTTGGACGCTTAGCGCCGTATTTCGAACGAGCTTGCATACGGTTGTTTACACCAGCAGTATCGAGAGCTCCACGAACGATGTGATAACGAACTCCTGCAAGGTCTTTAACTTTACCTCCGCGGATCAATACCACACTGTGCTCTTGAAGGTTATGTCCGATTCCCGGGATATAAGCAGTAACCTCGAGACGGTTCGTCAAACGAACACGGGCATACTTACGAAGTGCAGAGTTTGGTTTACGCGGAGTCATTGTACCTACACGAGTGCAGACACCACGTTTTTGTGGGGCACTGATGTTAGTAGATTCACGTTTCAAAGCGTTGAATCCTTTTTGCAAAGCTGGAGATTTTGACTTCTCAACTTTTGCTTGACGTCCTTTACGAACCAGTTGGTTAATAGTTGGCATGTGATTGCCACCCCCTTCCTCAAATATTCATGTTTCTTTATAAACCTCTTTGCACTAAGTCCACAGACCCAGGCGGTTCATAAAAAGACAAATGAAAAGTTTTTGCCTTGGAGAATCCTTAAAAGTTCTCGGACAAAAACGTTCCTTACCCTATGATTTTACGACAGCAGCCATAGCTGCTCCTACTCCAATCCCGCAAGCCTTGCCGAGATTTTTCATTGTATCCACTTTCGTGCATTTTACATTGTGTTGTTCACACAAAGCAATGATTTTGGAAGTAAGCTGCGGATCACTATCTTCTGCGACATAGACTTCAGAAGCCATACCTGTCTGCACCATCCGCATGGTCTGTTTGGTACCTATTTTGACATGAGCATCTTGCAAGGCTTTTTCATTAGACATTGTGTATTCCTCCGAATAGAACCATGTACAATCAGCTGCCCACGCACCTTTGATATATTAGCATCTAGCGCAAGCATTGTCAATGCTAATCCTAAAACATTTTTTAAAAGTTTACGTACATCAGGATTCGTCCGCCTGTATCATACAAACGTCCGTCTCCTGACGCACAAAACTTTCACTCTCCTCTAATGAGGAGAAATATATTTAATCAACCGAAACTGGCTCAAGTTCTTCTACTGAAGATTGGCCATCTTCTGGCTCAGCAAATTTGATGCTGCGGTAACGGTGCATACCTGTACCTGCAGGAATCAATTTACCGATGATTACATTTTCCTTCAGACCGAGCAACTGATCGACTTTACCTTTGATCGCTGCATCTGTCAATACACGTGTAGTTTCTTGGAACGAAGCCGCCGAGAGGAAGGAGTCTGTTTCCAGGGATGCTTTCGTAATACCGAGCAAGATTGGTTTAGCAACCGCCGGCTCTTTATCACTAAGAATCGCAATTTTGTTAGCTCTTTCGTACTCATGCATATCCACGAACGATCCTGGCAACAGCGTTGTATCTCCTGCATCTACGATACGGATTTTACGCAGCATTTGACGGATCATAACTTCAACGTGCTTATCGTTAATTTCTACGCCTTGGTTACGATATACGCGTTGTACTTCCTGCAGAATGTAGTTTTGTACACCACGTATACCTTTAATCCGTAACATCTCTTTTGGATCAATGGAACCGTCTGTCAACTCGTCACCCGCTTCAACTTCCGCGCCTTCGCTTACGCGCACACGGGAACCGTAGGTAACGGCGTATACTTTGGATTCCGCTTCACCTTGAATTTCGATTTCACGACGATCTTTCGCTTCGCGAATCTCTTTAACCACACCATCGATTTCACTGATCGTTGCTTGACCCTTAGGATTACGAGCTTCGAACAACTCCTGGATACGTGGCAAACCTTGCGTAATATCGTCTCCGGCTACACCACCGGTATGGAACGTACGCATTGTAAGCTGTGTTCCTGGCTCACCAATGGACTGTGCTGCGATAATACCAACTGCTTCACCAATCTCCACGTGTTTACCAGTCGCGAGGTTGCGACCATAACACTTCTTGCAGACACCATGACTTGCACGGCAGCTGAGGACGGAGCGGATTTGCAATTTAGTAATACCTGCTTTGATAATCGCTTCTGCTTTATCGGAGTCAATTAATTCATTGCGACCTACAATGATTTCTTTCGTTTCCGGATGACGAAGAGTCTCGAAGCAGTATCTGCCTTCAATACGGTCGTAGAGGTCTTCGATAACCTCTTTACCATCCTGGATACGACTTACCGTAAAGCCTTTATCTGTACCACAATCATCATCACGAACGATTACGTCTTGGGCTACGTCTACGAGACGACGAGTCAGGTAACCTGAATCGGCTGTACGCAGGGCTGTATCCGCCAAACCTTTACGCGCTCCGTGAGTGGAGATAAAGTACTCGAGTACCGTCAGACCTTCACGGAAGTTCGATTTGATTGGGAGTTCGATAATTCGACCGGATGGGTTGGCCATCAGACCACGCATACCGCCCAATTGGGTGATTTGCGATTTGTTACCCCGTGCTTTGGAGTCTACCATCATCATGATCGAGTTGTAACGATCCATGGACTTCATCAGAATCTCAGTGATGTCATCTTTGGATTTTGACCAGATATCAATGATACGGTCATAGCGCTCTTCATTCGTAATCAGACCACGACGGTACTGATTCGTAACGATTTGTGCTTTTTCCTCAGATTGTCTAAGAATTTCAAACTTCTCAGGCGGAACGATAACATCAGATACCGCAACCGTAATACCGGCACGTGTAGAGTATGTGAATCCAAGTTGTTTGATTTTATCCAAAATAACGGCTGTTTCCGTTGTGTGATAAATTTCAAAACAACGTGCAATGATGGAGCCGAGGTATTCTTTACCGACACCGCCAGCCAGAGGAGCATTCATAATAGCTTCTCTGAGATCAGCACCTTTTTCATATACAAATGAGTGATCTGCAGTACCTTGGTACAGGTTAGCACGAGTCGCGTCATTGATATACGGGAAGCTTGCCGGGAAAATTTCATTGAAGATAATTTTACCGACAGTTGTCAGCAACATTCCTTCTTGTTGTTCTTCCGTGAAGCTTGTTTTACCAAGCGCCTTAACAGGAATAGCTACACGCGCATGCAGACCAGCAGTACCACGTTGGTATGCCGATACAGCTTCGTTAACTGTACGCAAGATCATACCTGTGCCCTTTTCTTCCTTGTTATCCATAGTGAGGTAGTAAGAACCAAGCACCATATCCTGGGAAGGAGTAACAACCGGTTTACCGTCTTTCGGGTTCAAAATGTTACCAGATGCAAGCATCAGGATACGTGCTTCCGCTTGAGCTTCAGCGGACAACGGAACGTGCACGGCCATTTGGTCACCGTCAAAGTCGGCATTGTATGCCGTACATACGAGCGGGTGAAGACGAATTGCTTTACCTTCAACGAGAATCGGTTCAAATGCTTGAATACCGAGTCTGTGAAGCGTAGGGGCACGGTTCAACAGAACCGGATGCTCCTTGATTACTTCTTCAAGAACATCCCATACTTCAGGACTTACACGCTCAACTTTACGTTTCGCGCTCTTGATGTTGTGGGCAAGCCCTTTATTTACAAGCTCTTTCATAACAAAAGGCTTGAACAATTCAAGTGCCATATCTTTTGGCAGACCACACTGATACATTTTCAGGTAAGGTCCAACAACGATAACGGAACGACCAGAATAGTCAACACGTTTACCGAGCAAGTTTTGACGGAAACGTCCTTGTTTACCTTTCAGCATGTGGCTGAGAGATTTCAATGGACGGTTACCAGGACCCGTTACCGGGCGTCCACGACGACCATTATCGATCAATGCATCAACAGCTTCCTGCAACATCCGTTTTTCATTTTGCACGATAATATCTGGCGCGCCCAGATCAAGCAGACGTTTCAGACGGTTGTTCCGATTGATTACACGGCGATACAAGTCATTCAGGTCAGACGTTGCAAAACGTCCACCATCCAACTGTACCATTGGACGAAGTTCCGGCGGGATAACAGGAAGTACATCCATGATCATCCACTCTGGCTTATTGCCGGAGTTGCGGAATGCTTCAATAACTTCCAGACGTTTAATTGCACGATTACGACGTTGTCCTTGTGCAGTCCGGAGCTCTTCTTTCAGGAACTCGAGCTCTTTGTCTATGTCAAGGTCTTGAAGCAATTTTTTAACCGCTTCTGCGCCCATGCCAGCATGGAAACCATAGCCGTATTTTTCGCGGTAGCTGCGGTATTCTTTCTCGGACAACAGCTGTTTTTTCTCCAGTGGAGTTTCTCCTGGATCAGTTACAACATATGATGCAAAATAAATAATCTCTTCAAGAGATCTTGGAGACATATCCAGAGCAAGACCCATACGGCTCGGAATACCTTTGAAGTACCAGATATGCGATACCGGAGCAGCGAGCTCAATATGGCCCATCCGTTCGCGGCGTACTTTCGCACGTGTTACTTCAACGCCACAACGATCACAGACAACGCCTTTATAACGGACGCGTTTGTATTTACCGCAATGACATTCCCAGTCTTTTGTAGGGCCAAAAATCTTTTCGCAGAACAGCCCTTCTTTTTCCGGTTTCAACGTACGATAGTTGATCGTTTCCGGTTTTTTCACTTCTCCGCGGGACCAAGAACGAATTTTCTCTGGGGAAGCAAGCCCGATCTTCATGTATTCGAAATTGTTGACGTCCAACAAGGAGCAACCCTCCTTAACCAATTCCTGTAATCTAGGTTACGCCCACTCCGGCCGAAGCCGGAGCAAGACGTGAGCCTGATGAAAAACGCCGGTCATCATGCGCTCGAAGCGGTTTATTCCGCTCCGACCTCTGTACCCTCAAGGTTGAGGCTGAGCTTATCGCTCGCAGCGTCATCTTCATCGTCCATTTCTCTCATTTCAATCTCTTGCTCATCTTCACTCAAAATCTTAACGTCCATACCCAAGCTTTGCAGCTCTTTGATCAATACTTTGAATGATTCAGGAACACCTGGTTCCGGAACATTCTCACCTTTGACAATGGATTCATATGTTTTAACCCGACCAACAACGTCATCGGATTTAACAGTCAAGATTTCTTGCAGTGTATAAGCAGCACCGTATGCCTCAAGCGCCCATACTTCCATCTCCCCGAAACGCTGTCCACCGAATTGAGCTTTACCACCCAATGGTTGTTGCGTAACAAGTGAGTAAGGACCTGTGGAACGGGCATGGATCTTATCATCAACCATGTGTGCCAATTTGATCATGTGCATGACACCTACGGTAACTTCACGTTCAAACTCTTCACCTGTACGACCATCATACAGGACAGTTTTACCATTACGTTGCATACCTGCTTCTTCCATCGTATCGAAGACGTCATACTCCTTCGCTCCGTCGAATACAGGAGTTGCTACGTGAATACCCAGTTGCATCGCCGCCATACCCAAGTGAACCTCGAGTACTTGACCGATATTCATCCGAGAAGGTACGCCCAATGGGTTAAGAACGATCTGAACCGGTGTACCGTCTGGCAGGAAAGGCATATCTTCTTCCGGCAAGATGCGGGCCACGACCCCTTTGTTACCGTGACGTCCGGCCATTTTATCACCCTCGGAAATTTTCCGTTTTTGAGCGATATATACACGAACGAGTTGGTTAACACCTGGAGGCAGCTCATCACCATTTTCACGGGTAAATACTTTTACGTCTACTACGATACCGTCAGTACCATGTGGTACACGCAAGGAAGTATCACGTACTTCACGTGCTTTCTCACCAAAGATCGCATGCAAGAGACGTTCTTCTGCTGTCAGCTCTGTTACACCCTTAGGTGTTACTTTACCAACCAGAATGTCGCCAGCACTGATCTCAGCACCGATGCGGATAATACCGCGCTCATCCAAGTTACGCAACGCTTCTTCCCCAACGTTAGGGATGTCACGTGTGATCTCTTCAGGTCCGAGTTTGGTATCACGTGCTTCTGACTCATACTCCTCGATATGGATGGATGTGTATACATCTTCCTTAACGAGTTTTTCACTGAGCAAGATCGCATCCTCGTAGTTGTAACCTTCCCAAGTCATGAAGGCAACAACAACGTTACGTCCCAGAGCCAATTCACCCATTTCCGTTGAAGGACCATCAGCGAGGATATCGCCAGCTTTGACAGCGGCACCTCTTTTGACAATCGGACGTTGGTTAATGCATGTTCCTTGGTTCGAACGCATAAATTTGTGTAATTTATATTTAACGATATCGCCTTTAACTTCCTGACCGTCCACTTCTTCAACACGACGGACCCAAATCTCGTTCGCAGTAGATCGTTCAATAATTCCGTCATAATCGGAGACAATACATACACCGGAATCTTTCGCGGCTTTGTGTTCCATACCTGTTCCCACAAGTGGTGCTTTAGGAATCAAAAGTGGAACAGCCTGTCGCTGCATGTTCGATCCCATGAGCGCACGGTTGGAGTCATCGTTCTCAAGGAACGGAATAAGCGCTGTAGCGACGGATACAACTTGCTTAGGAGATACGTCCATGTAGTCAACGCGCTCACTCGGCATCGTAAGGATGTTATCCGACTGTTTGTTATAACGTACAATGATCGCTTCTTCTTCAAATGTACTATCTTCATTCAGCTTCGCATTCGCTTGAGCGATAACATAGTTGTCTTCTTCGTCCGCTGTCAGGTAATCAATTTGCTCGGTTACAATACCTGTCTTCGGATCAACCCAACGATATGGAGCTTCAATAAAGCCATATTCATTCACACGGGCGAACGTAGACAAGGAGTTGATCAAACCGATGTTTGGTCCCTCTGGCGTCTCGATTGGACACATACGGCCATAGTGGGATGGATGGACGTCACGTACTTCCATACCTGCGCGCTCACGTGTCAAACCACCGGGTCCGAGTGCGGACAAACGACGTTTATGTGTCAACTCACCCAGCGGGTTCGTTTGATCCATAAACTGTGACAACTGAGAGCTACCAAAGAACTCTTTAATGGATGCAATAACAGGACGTATGTTGATCAACGCCTGTGGTGTAATTACGTTAGCATCCTGAATGGACATTCTCTCACGAACCACACGCTCCATACGGGAAAGACCGATACGGAACTGATTCTGCAGGAGTTCACCCACCGAACGCAAACGACGGTTACCCAGATGGTCAATATCATCCGTGCTACCAATTCCCTGCAGAAGGTTAAGGAAATAACTGATGGACGAAATGATATCCGCCGGCGTCACGTTTTTAACGGACTTGTCAATGATTCCATTGGCAATCAGTTTGACTACTTTACCATCTTCAGTTGGTGAGAACACATCAATCGTTTGCATAGGGATATCATTGGCATCCAAAACGCCGTTACCCACGTGATACGTGCGGAATCCAACG
This window contains:
- the rpoC gene encoding DNA-directed RNA polymerase subunit beta' → MLDVNNFEYMKIGLASPEKIRSWSRGEVKKPETINYRTLKPEKEGLFCEKIFGPTKDWECHCGKYKRVRYKGVVCDRCGVEVTRAKVRRERMGHIELAAPVSHIWYFKGIPSRMGLALDMSPRSLEEIIYFASYVVTDPGETPLEKKQLLSEKEYRSYREKYGYGFHAGMGAEAVKKLLQDLDIDKELEFLKEELRTAQGQRRNRAIKRLEVIEAFRNSGNKPEWMIMDVLPVIPPELRPMVQLDGGRFATSDLNDLYRRVINRNNRLKRLLDLGAPDIIVQNEKRMLQEAVDALIDNGRRGRPVTGPGNRPLKSLSHMLKGKQGRFRQNLLGKRVDYSGRSVIVVGPYLKMYQCGLPKDMALELFKPFVMKELVNKGLAHNIKSAKRKVERVSPEVWDVLEEVIKEHPVLLNRAPTLHRLGIQAFEPILVEGKAIRLHPLVCTAYNADFDGDQMAVHVPLSAEAQAEARILMLASGNILNPKDGKPVVTPSQDMVLGSYYLTMDNKEEKGTGMILRTVNEAVSAYQRGTAGLHARVAIPVKALGKTSFTEEQQEGMLLTTVGKIIFNEIFPASFPYINDATRANLYQGTADHSFVYEKGADLREAIMNAPLAGGVGKEYLGSIIARCFEIYHTTETAVILDKIKQLGFTYSTRAGITVAVSDVIVPPEKFEILRQSEEKAQIVTNQYRRGLITNEERYDRIIDIWSKSKDDITEILMKSMDRYNSIMMMVDSKARGNKSQITQLGGMRGLMANPSGRIIELPIKSNFREGLTVLEYFISTHGARKGLADTALRTADSGYLTRRLVDVAQDVIVRDDDCGTDKGFTVSRIQDGKEVIEDLYDRIEGRYCFETLRHPETKEIIVGRNELIDSDKAEAIIKAGITKLQIRSVLSCRASHGVCKKCYGRNLATGKHVEIGEAVGIIAAQSIGEPGTQLTMRTFHTGGVAGDDITQGLPRIQELFEARNPKGQATISEIDGVVKEIREAKDRREIEIQGEAESKVYAVTYGSRVRVSEGAEVEAGDELTDGSIDPKEMLRIKGIRGVQNYILQEVQRVYRNQGVEINDKHVEVMIRQMLRKIRIVDAGDTTLLPGSFVDMHEYERANKIAILSDKEPAVAKPILLGITKASLETDSFLSAASFQETTRVLTDAAIKGKVDQLLGLKENVIIGKLIPAGTGMHRYRSIKFAEPEDGQSSVEELEPVSVD
- the rpsG gene encoding 30S ribosomal protein S7, translating into MPRKGPVTKRDVLPDPLYNSKLVTRLINRIMIGGKRGVAQSILYNAFKLIQERTGNDPMEVFEAAIKNIMPVLEVKARRVGGANYQVPIEVKPERRTALGLRWLVNYSRNRGEKTMEERLAAEIIDASNNTGASVKKREDTHKMAEANKAFAHYRW
- the rpsL gene encoding 30S ribosomal protein S12; translated protein: MPTINQLVRKGRQAKVEKSKSPALQKGFNALKRESTNISAPQKRGVCTRVGTMTPRKPNSALRKYARVRLTNRLEVTAYIPGIGHNLQEHSVVLIRGGKVKDLAGVRYHIVRGALDTAGVNNRMQARSKYGAKRPKAKKA
- the rpoB gene encoding DNA-directed RNA polymerase subunit beta, translating into MAGHLVQYGRRTRRSYARINEILEVPNLIEIQQKSYDWFLEEGLREMFQDISPIQDFTGNLILEFIDYSLGEPKYTVDDAKERDVTYAAPLRVKVRLINKETGEVKEQEVFMGDFPLMTNTGTFIINGAERVIVSQLVRSPSVYFSTKVDKNAKKTYTATVIPNRGAWLELEMDAKDVVYVRIDRTRKIPVTVLLRSLGFGTDAEILDLLGNDEYIRNTLDKDNTDSTEKALIEIYERLRPGEPPTLDNAKSLLVARFFDPKRYDLANVGRYKMNKKLHIKNRLFNQRLAESLVDAETGEIIAEAGQMVDRRLLDEIMPYLEKSVGFRTYHVGNGVLDANDIPMQTIDVFSPTEDGKVVKLIANGIIDKSVKNVTPADIISSISYFLNLLQGIGSTDDIDHLGNRRLRSVGELLQNQFRIGLSRMERVVRERMSIQDANVITPQALINIRPVIASIKEFFGSSQLSQFMDQTNPLGELTHKRRLSALGPGGLTRERAGMEVRDVHPSHYGRMCPIETPEGPNIGLINSLSTFARVNEYGFIEAPYRWVDPKTGIVTEQIDYLTADEEDNYVIAQANAKLNEDSTFEEEAIIVRYNKQSDNILTMPSERVDYMDVSPKQVVSVATALIPFLENDDSNRALMGSNMQRQAVPLLIPKAPLVGTGMEHKAAKDSGVCIVSDYDGIIERSTANEIWVRRVEEVDGQEVKGDIVKYKLHKFMRSNQGTCINQRPIVKRGAAVKAGDILADGPSTEMGELALGRNVVVAFMTWEGYNYEDAILLSEKLVKEDVYTSIHIEEYESEARDTKLGPEEITRDIPNVGEEALRNLDERGIIRIGAEISAGDILVGKVTPKGVTELTAEERLLHAIFGEKAREVRDTSLRVPHGTDGIVVDVKVFTRENGDELPPGVNQLVRVYIAQKRKISEGDKMAGRHGNKGVVARILPEEDMPFLPDGTPVQIVLNPLGVPSRMNIGQVLEVHLGMAAMQLGIHVATPVFDGAKEYDVFDTMEEAGMQRNGKTVLYDGRTGEEFEREVTVGVMHMIKLAHMVDDKIHARSTGPYSLVTQQPLGGKAQFGGQRFGEMEVWALEAYGAAYTLQEILTVKSDDVVGRVKTYESIVKGENVPEPGVPESFKVLIKELQSLGMDVKILSEDEQEIEMREMDDEDDAASDKLSLNLEGTEVGAE
- a CDS encoding ribosomal L7Ae/L30e/S12e/Gadd45 family protein, which codes for MSNEKALQDAHVKIGTKQTMRMVQTGMASEVYVAEDSDPQLTSKIIALCEQHNVKCTKVDTMKNLGKACGIGVGAAMAAVVKS